In Deinococcus aquaedulcis, the genomic stretch GCCCTAGACTCTGGGCCATGACCCTTGCCACGGCCTCCCTGCCCACCCGCGACGATCTGCGCGCCCAATTTCCGCCCCTGGCGCACGGCCGCGCCTACCTGGACAACGCGGCGGGCGGCCTGCTGCCCGCACGGTCCATTGCCGCTGTCACCGAGCACCTCACCCGTTACGGGGCCACCAACGCCATGCCGGGGCACCAGCCGGGGCGTGAGATTCTGGCCCTGAAAACCCGCGCCCGCGAGGCCACCGCCCTGTTCCTGAACGCCGCCCCCGAGGACGTGGCCCTGGCCCAGAGCGCCACCGCCCTGACCTTCCGGTTGGCGGTGGCCCTGGCCCGGCTGTGGGGTCCCGGCGACGAGGTGATTCTCAGCGGGCTGGAGCATGAATCGAACGCCAGCCCCTGGCGTGAACTGCAGCGGGTGGGGGTGACCGTCAAGGTCTGGCATGCCCGGCAGCCCGACATGACGCTGCACCCCGAGGACCTCGCAGCCCTGCTCTCGCCGCGTACCCGGCTGGTGGCGGTCACGGCCGGCAGCAACGCCCTGGGCGTGACCCCGGACCTGGGCGCCATCACCGCCCTGGCGCGCGCCGCCGGGGCCTGGACGATGGTGGACGCTGTGCACGCCGCCCCGCACGCCTTTCCCGATGTGCAGACGCTGGGCGCCGACTTCCTGACCTTCAGCCCCTACAAGGTCTGGGCGCCGCACCTGGGCGCGCTGTGGATTCGCCCTGAGCTGAGGGCCACCCTGCCCTGGTCGCGCCTGGACTTTGTGCCGGCCGGCGACATCACGGGCCTGGAACACGGCACGCCGCAGTTCGAGCTGCTGGCCGGCTGGCTGGGCACCCTGGACTACCTGCGCGAGCTGGGCGGCTACGCGGAGCTGACCCGCGCCGCCCTGGACAGTGCCTCGGCGCGGATTCAGGCCCTGGAAGCCCCGGTGATGGCCCGGCTGCTGCGCGGCCTGCTGGCCCATGACCGCGTGACGGTCTACGGTCCCCAGGGGCTGGCGGGCCGGGTGGGCACTGTGGCCTTCCGCTTAAGCGGTGAAACCCCCGAACAGACCGCGTGGCGCCTCAGCGAACGCGGCGTGGACGTGGCTGCTGGGCACTTCTACGCCGTGCAGCCGCTGAAAGATCTGGGCCTGTACCCCGAAGGTGTGGTGCGTGCCAGTATCGCCCATTACACCAGCGAGGCCGAGATTGAGCGCCTGCTGACCGCGCTGGAGTGAGAAGAATTCTGGCAATGGTGCGAACAGTTTCGGAATTCTATGCGGAGCTGGTCGACAAACACGCTGTTTTCCCCCCTTCCCCTTTGTCGAACCTGAAAACGATTCGCACCATTGTGTAGGGCGATTGGTCTGGCGTCCC encodes the following:
- a CDS encoding cysteine desulfurase-like protein yields the protein MTLATASLPTRDDLRAQFPPLAHGRAYLDNAAGGLLPARSIAAVTEHLTRYGATNAMPGHQPGREILALKTRAREATALFLNAAPEDVALAQSATALTFRLAVALARLWGPGDEVILSGLEHESNASPWRELQRVGVTVKVWHARQPDMTLHPEDLAALLSPRTRLVAVTAGSNALGVTPDLGAITALARAAGAWTMVDAVHAAPHAFPDVQTLGADFLTFSPYKVWAPHLGALWIRPELRATLPWSRLDFVPAGDITGLEHGTPQFELLAGWLGTLDYLRELGGYAELTRAALDSASARIQALEAPVMARLLRGLLAHDRVTVYGPQGLAGRVGTVAFRLSGETPEQTAWRLSERGVDVAAGHFYAVQPLKDLGLYPEGVVRASIAHYTSEAEIERLLTALE